AGAAGATATTAATAAGTGTTTAGACTATGCTTTTTCAGAGAATTCAGCAGAAGGTGGTTTTGCCTTAGCTGCTTTTTATGAAGATAAATTAGTTGGAACTTTAATAATGAACAACACAGGAATGAGTGGGTATATTCCAGAAAACATACTTGTTTATATCGCTGTTGATGCATCGTACAGAGGACAAGGATTTGGACGACAGATTGTAGAACGCTCGTTTAAAGAAGCAAAAGGAAATATTAAATTACACGTAGAACACGACAATCCTGCAAAACGCTTATACGAAAGAATAGGCTTTAAAGCAAAGTATGCAGAAATGAGATACGAAAATAAGTAGAAGTTTAAAAAGTTTGTGAAGTTGAAAATAATAACTTTACAAACTTTTAC
This is a stretch of genomic DNA from Bacteroidota bacterium. It encodes these proteins:
- a CDS encoding GNAT family N-acetyltransferase, with the protein product MLQIERINNNNEFKKISREEFIDFLFTHLDKFGDPKEDINKCLDYAFSENSAEGGFALAAFYEDKLVGTLIMNNTGMSGYIPENILVYIAVDASYRGQGFGRQIVERSFKEAKGNIKLHVEHDNPAKRLYERIGFKAKYAEMRYENK